The following proteins come from a genomic window of Finegoldia magna ATCC 29328:
- the mfd gene encoding transcription-repair coupling factor — protein sequence MNFLTKIYEDNTEFQGYLDSLSANNSSIYIHGVIKEAFASFVYATSKNINKPLVVVVEDNMRARNLTEYLNDIEENICEFFPSRELNFYNAKSLDDNAEDQRVNVLFKLLNNEKFIIVTTFDALTKKITKKSVAKKYAFTIKDTDLINLEELQEKLRALKYERVDTIESKGQFAIRGGIVDIFPVHSRFPVRIELFDDEIDSMRFFEVSTQRSIEDCKFVDIISCSELIIEDSKKESIINSIQKNLDKRVDHPIFGENVDNVKDKFEKLMEYIRSDLEYEIDLVSCFLTKKDYDTVFDYFADDTIMMIEDLSRCYDIYKEKEKRFLEDFVYLVEKGEVLSKHEQSLIPISDILKFIKAKTSVNITSLVKRTRLIESNAMYQLKTLEAPNFNKNIDSLVENIKSNSLRGFKQIVFAANVERKNMLKDLFLTNGIPTLEAEDYNANIKSSQVLITQKNLPNGFEIKDPKYLIITYKEIFGREKQLRKRKKKKSTGQDIVNYSDLNIDDYVVHENHGIGQYKGIEKIDVNGIQKDYIVIQYKANDRLMIPTDQMNLVQKYIGGGNVKKPSLNKLSGNDWAKAKQKAKKSVDEMADDLVELYSKRAKLKGYQFSQDTEWQREFEDSFPYEETDSQVRSIEEIKADMESDRPMDRLLCGDVGYGKTEVAIRACFKAIMDGKQVAFLVPTTILAQQHFNTIKERFRDYPIRVEMMSRFVSPARQKQIMKDVQRGLVDLLVGTHRILSKNLKFKDLGLLVIDEEQRFGVRHKEKLKSMRENVDVLTLSATPIPRTLQMGLTGIRDMSLLEEPPEDRTPISTYVTEYNPSLIRDAIIRELDRGGQIYFVYNRIEDIDQMEFKLKELVPELNIAIAHGRMNEKELENVMLDFQDGIYDLLLCTTIIETGLDIQNVNTMIIYNADKMGLSQLYQLKGRIGRSDRTSFAYFTYEGQKSLTEISEKRLMAIKDFTEFGSGFKIAMRDLELRGAGNLLGESQHGHIAKIGYDLYVKLLEQAVREAKGETISENKNTVIIEIKVNGYIPEDYISENETKIDIYKKIASIQDEDDYSEIIDELIDRFGDVPKPIVNIMDVSIIKAFCARLSIESIKEIKGELFLQFSSPDKISLEKLKYLTENYKKEMRFDLSEKPKIILGFEDKNLRDPIEVLSILLKDNEK from the coding sequence ATGAATTTTTTAACGAAAATTTATGAAGATAACACAGAATTTCAAGGTTATTTGGATTCTTTGTCAGCCAATAACTCGTCGATTTACATTCACGGTGTTATTAAGGAAGCTTTTGCAAGTTTCGTGTATGCGACATCAAAAAACATCAACAAACCTCTTGTAGTAGTCGTAGAAGATAATATGAGAGCGAGAAATCTGACAGAATATCTGAATGATATTGAAGAAAATATCTGTGAATTTTTCCCGAGCAGAGAACTTAACTTTTACAATGCAAAATCACTTGATGATAATGCAGAAGATCAAAGAGTTAATGTGTTATTCAAATTGTTGAACAACGAAAAATTTATTATTGTTACAACATTTGATGCTTTAACGAAGAAAATCACGAAAAAATCAGTAGCAAAAAAATACGCCTTTACAATTAAAGACACTGATTTGATAAATTTAGAAGAACTTCAAGAAAAATTGAGGGCGTTGAAATACGAAAGAGTAGACACTATTGAATCCAAGGGACAATTTGCTATTAGAGGTGGAATTGTAGATATTTTCCCTGTACACAGCAGATTTCCTGTAAGAATTGAATTATTCGATGATGAAATAGATTCGATGAGATTTTTCGAAGTATCAACTCAAAGATCGATTGAAGATTGTAAATTCGTAGATATTATTAGCTGCAGCGAACTTATTATTGAAGATTCAAAGAAAGAATCCATTATCAATTCTATTCAGAAAAATTTGGACAAAAGAGTCGATCATCCGATTTTTGGAGAAAATGTAGATAATGTCAAGGACAAATTTGAAAAGCTGATGGAATATATCAGAAGCGATTTGGAATATGAAATCGACTTGGTATCGTGTTTTTTAACTAAAAAAGATTATGATACTGTGTTTGATTATTTTGCAGATGACACTATCATGATGATAGAAGATTTGTCCAGATGCTATGATATTTACAAGGAAAAGGAAAAGAGATTTTTGGAAGATTTCGTGTATTTGGTTGAAAAAGGAGAAGTTTTATCCAAGCACGAACAATCGCTTATTCCAATTTCCGATATTTTGAAATTTATAAAAGCAAAAACATCGGTAAATATTACAAGTTTGGTCAAAAGAACTAGACTTATCGAATCGAATGCGATGTATCAGCTTAAGACATTGGAGGCGCCAAACTTTAATAAAAATATCGACAGTTTGGTTGAAAATATCAAATCCAACAGTTTGAGAGGATTTAAACAAATCGTATTTGCTGCAAATGTCGAACGCAAAAACATGCTCAAGGATTTGTTCTTAACCAACGGTATTCCAACTCTTGAAGCTGAGGATTACAATGCGAACATTAAATCTTCGCAGGTTTTGATTACTCAGAAAAATTTGCCAAATGGTTTTGAAATAAAAGATCCTAAGTATTTGATAATTACTTACAAGGAAATTTTCGGGAGAGAAAAACAACTAAGAAAACGCAAGAAGAAAAAAAGCACTGGTCAGGACATTGTCAATTATTCTGATTTGAACATCGATGATTATGTGGTTCATGAAAATCACGGGATTGGTCAGTACAAGGGAATCGAAAAAATCGATGTAAATGGAATTCAAAAAGATTACATTGTAATTCAATATAAAGCTAATGATAGGCTGATGATTCCAACCGATCAAATGAATTTAGTCCAAAAATACATCGGGGGAGGCAATGTCAAAAAGCCTTCGTTAAATAAACTAAGTGGAAATGATTGGGCAAAGGCGAAACAAAAAGCCAAGAAATCAGTCGACGAAATGGCGGATGATTTGGTTGAATTGTATTCCAAAAGAGCCAAATTAAAAGGGTATCAGTTCTCACAAGATACCGAATGGCAAAGAGAATTTGAAGATTCTTTCCCTTATGAAGAAACAGATTCACAAGTACGATCCATTGAAGAAATCAAAGCCGATATGGAATCGGATAGGCCAATGGACAGGTTATTGTGTGGGGATGTTGGCTATGGGAAAACAGAAGTTGCTATCAGAGCTTGTTTTAAAGCGATAATGGATGGGAAACAAGTTGCGTTTTTAGTTCCGACGACGATTCTTGCGCAGCAGCATTTCAATACAATCAAAGAACGATTCAGAGATTATCCGATAAGAGTTGAAATGATGAGTAGATTCGTTTCTCCTGCACGTCAAAAACAAATAATGAAAGATGTGCAAAGAGGTCTTGTAGATTTATTGGTTGGAACTCATAGGATTTTGTCGAAAAATTTGAAGTTCAAAGATTTGGGATTATTAGTAATCGACGAAGAGCAAAGATTTGGTGTGAGACACAAAGAAAAATTAAAATCTATGAGAGAAAACGTAGATGTGCTAACACTTTCAGCGACTCCAATTCCTAGAACTTTACAAATGGGATTGACTGGAATAAGAGATATGAGTTTATTAGAAGAACCGCCAGAAGACAGAACTCCTATATCAACTTATGTTACAGAGTACAATCCAAGCTTGATAAGAGATGCAATAATCAGAGAACTTGACCGCGGCGGACAGATTTATTTTGTGTATAATAGAATAGAAGATATCGATCAGATGGAATTCAAATTAAAAGAATTAGTTCCGGAATTAAACATAGCGATAGCACATGGTAGAATGAACGAAAAAGAGCTAGAAAATGTAATGCTCGACTTTCAAGATGGAATTTACGATTTGCTATTGTGCACAACTATTATAGAAACAGGTCTTGATATACAAAATGTCAACACAATGATAATTTATAATGCAGATAAGATGGGTTTGTCGCAATTGTATCAATTAAAGGGACGTATTGGTCGATCTGATAGAACTTCGTTTGCTTATTTCACATACGAAGGACAAAAATCATTAACTGAAATTTCCGAAAAAAGACTTATGGCTATAAAAGATTTTACGGAATTTGGTTCTGGGTTTAAAATAGCAATGAGAGATTTGGAACTTAGAGGAGCTGGAAATCTTTTGGGAGAAAGCCAACACGGTCACATCGCAAAAATCGGTTATGATTTGTATGTGAAGCTTTTGGAACAAGCTGTCAGAGAAGCTAAGGGTGAGACTATTTCTGAAAATAAAAATACTGTTATTATAGAAATCAAAGTCAACGGATACATTCCAGAAGATTATATTTCTGAGAATGAAACAAAGATTGATATCTACAAAAAAATCGCATCTATTCAAGATGAAGATGATTATTCTGAAATAATTGATGAATTAATCGACAGGTTTGGAGATGTTCCTAAGCCTATCGTTAATATAATGGATGTATCTATAATAAAAGCGTTTTGTGCGAGATTATCCATTGAAAGTATAAAAGAAATAAAGGGAGAACTTTTCTTGCAATTTTCTTCTCCTGACAAAATTTCATTAGAAAAATTAAAATACTTGACAGAAAATTACAAAAAAGAAATGAGATTTGATTTGTCAGAAAAACCAAAAATTATTTTGGGATTTGAAGACAAAAATTTGAGAGATCCTATCGAAGTATTATCGATACTTTTGAAGGATAATGAGAAATAA
- a CDS encoding peptidylprolyl isomerase: MKKFLAIVLAMMMVMVTACSNKPNGAVAKIGKEYIYQKDVDKVMEDYKQYYGQDIFNPNTEQGKEALKQIKPKIIDMLINEKIANKLMKDKKIEVSDKEVQAEVDKLQKQLGGADKFKEQLKKENMTEQALKEQIEKQLKNKKLSQQFEKDFKPSDKEIKDEFDKNIDTYTQYNADHILFSGKDAKGKNLDASKLKAKSELADKTYEEVKNGKNFNEVAKAKSEDPSAKQNSGKLGDFLSSTMVKEFSDALKKMKPGEVSKPVKTEFGYHIIKLNSKVTELDKMTDANKQNIKTAISNKIIQEKVQKEFEKQKKDLGVKIY, from the coding sequence ATGAAGAAATTTTTAGCAATTGTATTAGCTATGATGATGGTAATGGTAACAGCATGTTCTAACAAACCTAATGGAGCAGTAGCTAAGATTGGAAAAGAATACATCTATCAAAAAGATGTAGACAAAGTTATGGAAGATTACAAACAATATTATGGACAAGATATTTTCAATCCTAACACTGAACAAGGCAAGGAAGCTTTGAAGCAAATCAAACCTAAAATCATTGATATGCTAATTAACGAAAAAATCGCAAACAAATTGATGAAAGATAAAAAAATCGAAGTGTCTGACAAGGAAGTTCAAGCAGAGGTTGATAAGCTTCAAAAACAATTAGGTGGAGCAGACAAATTCAAAGAACAACTTAAGAAAGAAAACATGACAGAACAAGCTTTGAAAGAACAAATTGAAAAGCAATTGAAGAACAAGAAACTTTCTCAACAATTTGAAAAAGACTTCAAACCATCTGACAAAGAAATCAAAGACGAATTTGACAAAAACATAGACACTTATACTCAATATAACGCAGATCACATTCTTTTCTCAGGAAAGGATGCTAAGGGTAAAAATTTAGATGCTTCCAAGCTTAAAGCAAAATCAGAATTAGCTGACAAGACTTACGAAGAAGTAAAGAACGGCAAGAACTTCAATGAAGTTGCAAAAGCAAAATCAGAAGATCCATCAGCTAAGCAAAATTCTGGTAAATTAGGTGATTTCTTATCATCTACTATGGTAAAAGAATTTTCTGATGCATTAAAGAAAATGAAACCAGGTGAAGTTTCCAAACCAGTTAAAACAGAATTTGGATATCACATCATTAAACTTAACAGTAAAGTTACTGAATTAGATAAGATGACTGATGCAAATAAACAAAACATTAAGACAGCAATTTCTAACAAAATTATCCAAGAAAAAGTTCAAAAAGAATTTGAAAAACAAAAAAAGGATTTGGGAGTAAAAATTTACTAA
- a CDS encoding HU family DNA-binding protein: MNKSELLSSIAKKSELSKVESERALNAFIKTVEETLAKGEKVQLVGFGTFESRERKAREGRNPRNPEEKIQIPASNAPVFKAGKSLKEAVNQKKSK, encoded by the coding sequence ATGAATAAATCTGAATTATTATCAAGCATAGCTAAAAAAAGTGAGCTATCAAAAGTAGAAAGCGAAAGAGCTTTAAACGCATTCATTAAAACTGTTGAAGAAACATTAGCAAAAGGTGAAAAAGTACAATTAGTAGGATTTGGTACATTTGAATCAAGAGAAAGAAAAGCTCGTGAAGGAAGAAACCCAAGAAATCCTGAAGAAAAAATTCAAATTCCTGCATCAAATGCGCCTGTATTTAAAGCTGGTAAATCTTTAAAAGAAGCAGTTAACCAAAAAAAGAGTAAATAG
- a CDS encoding YitT family protein, with the protein MSKTDFFVKNFGNRNEAKKKIISILLANLLAAVAIDFFFSQKNFLSGGSTGIGLLVQYMTGIPTGVTVFLLNIPIMIIGYKYLTRQFVNYAAISTIVLSVYLTLFHYLPNPFILKDDMLVAVVGGAINGTSMGTLFRFGTCSGGLDIIAAIMKNEKDISIGNVLMTCNAVIIAIGSALYGIDKGFYTIISMFVAYRVLDKIELGIGETKQVFVITSKNEEVASIIMEDMNRGVTFLHGEGAFLNNEQEVIFCVLKRAQVAYLKKKLKKIDPRAFITVNDAYEVLGKGFEREEY; encoded by the coding sequence ATGAGTAAAACGGATTTTTTTGTAAAAAATTTTGGTAATAGAAATGAAGCCAAGAAGAAAATCATCTCAATTTTGTTAGCTAATTTATTGGCGGCTGTTGCGATTGACTTTTTCTTCAGTCAAAAGAACTTCTTGAGTGGTGGTTCTACTGGTATTGGATTGTTGGTTCAATATATGACAGGAATTCCTACAGGAGTTACGGTGTTTTTGCTTAATATTCCAATTATGATTATTGGATACAAATACTTAACTAGACAATTTGTAAACTATGCAGCTATTTCTACGATTGTGTTATCAGTGTATTTGACATTGTTTCACTATCTTCCAAATCCATTTATATTGAAGGATGATATGCTTGTCGCTGTAGTCGGTGGAGCGATAAATGGTACTTCGATGGGTACGCTTTTCAGGTTTGGTACATGCAGTGGTGGCTTGGATATCATAGCTGCAATTATGAAAAACGAAAAAGATATTTCTATAGGAAATGTACTTATGACTTGTAATGCAGTAATCATCGCGATAGGTAGTGCTTTGTATGGTATTGACAAGGGATTTTACACTATAATCTCTATGTTTGTAGCTTACAGAGTTTTGGATAAAATCGAATTAGGAATTGGGGAAACAAAACAAGTTTTCGTTATAACTTCTAAGAACGAAGAAGTTGCCTCAATTATTATGGAAGATATGAACCGTGGTGTTACTTTCTTGCATGGTGAAGGTGCTTTTTTGAATAACGAACAAGAAGTTATTTTCTGCGTATTAAAAAGAGCACAAGTTGCGTATTTGAAGAAGAAATTGAAAAAGATTGATCCTCGTGCATTTATTACAGTAAATGATGCTTACGAAGTATTGGGTAAAGGATTCGAAAGAGAAGAATATTAA
- a CDS encoding diphosphate--fructose-6-phosphate 1-phosphotransferase: MAQSGGPTCAINATLAGCYKKAIELGFDNVYGALYGVQGLLDSKIIDLKSQIKTDKDLNRLKITPASALGSCRYKVDSEEKLAKIVEILKSFNINYFIYIGGNDSMDTVYQLSKYIEKIGEDINVMGSPKTIDNDLFGTDHTPGFGSAAKFVANSVYEIAKDVEIYDYRTITIVEIMGRYAGWLTAAGAISKKLCNLGADLVYISEDTFEFDNLVKEINENFKRTDNILILVSEGIKDSSNNFISKTSGKKDKFGHAQLQGPSHIIRDKLKEIYDMPIRSIELNILQRCDMSFASKTDIEESFEVGEFSVECVENHSGKMVGIKRISNKPYKTEFELVDIEKVANKTKMIVPKYTDSHFQIDDEFMDYILPLIEGEIEVEYKNGIAQYFAFDKEDIVKL, translated from the coding sequence ATAGCACAATCAGGTGGACCAACTTGTGCCATCAATGCAACATTGGCTGGTTGTTACAAGAAAGCAATTGAATTGGGATTTGACAATGTGTACGGAGCTTTATACGGAGTACAAGGATTATTGGATTCCAAAATCATAGACTTGAAGTCGCAAATCAAAACAGATAAAGATTTGAACAGATTAAAAATCACTCCTGCAAGTGCATTGGGTTCTTGCAGATACAAAGTAGATAGCGAAGAGAAACTTGCCAAAATCGTAGAAATTTTGAAATCATTTAATATTAATTATTTTATCTACATTGGTGGCAATGATTCAATGGACACTGTGTATCAATTATCCAAATACATCGAAAAAATTGGAGAAGATATTAATGTAATGGGATCTCCAAAAACAATTGACAATGATTTGTTTGGAACAGATCACACTCCAGGGTTTGGTTCTGCAGCAAAATTTGTGGCGAATTCTGTTTATGAAATAGCAAAGGATGTCGAAATCTACGACTATAGAACGATAACTATTGTAGAAATTATGGGACGATACGCTGGATGGTTAACAGCAGCAGGAGCAATCTCCAAGAAACTTTGCAATCTTGGAGCAGATCTTGTGTATATAAGTGAAGATACATTTGAATTTGATAACCTAGTCAAGGAAATCAATGAAAACTTCAAAAGGACAGATAATATTTTGATTTTAGTAAGTGAAGGTATTAAAGATTCTTCAAATAACTTCATATCCAAAACATCTGGCAAGAAAGACAAGTTCGGCCATGCACAATTGCAAGGACCATCGCACATAATCAGAGATAAATTAAAAGAAATTTACGATATGCCAATTAGAAGTATTGAACTCAACATACTTCAACGATGTGATATGTCATTTGCATCCAAGACTGATATCGAAGAATCATTCGAAGTTGGAGAATTTTCTGTTGAGTGTGTAGAAAATCATTCAGGTAAAATGGTTGGAATCAAAAGAATTTCCAACAAACCTTACAAGACAGAATTTGAACTTGTTGATATAGAAAAAGTTGCCAACAAAACAAAAATGATAGTTCCAAAATACACAGACAGCCATTTCCAAATCGACGACGAATTTATGGACTACATTCTTCCTTTAATCGAAGGAGAAATCGAAGTAGAATACAAAAATGGAATAGCACAATACTTTGCATTCGACAAAGAAGATATTGTGAAATTGTAA